The sequence below is a genomic window from Bombus fervidus isolate BK054 chromosome 2, iyBomFerv1, whole genome shotgun sequence.
ACAGTAAATTCTTTTACACTTAGGGGATCCATTCCAGGAATGGAAGATAATGGGCCTTGTTCATGACCTTGCAAAATAGTGTAAATTGGACCAAGATTCAAATGTGCCACTAATGAACTGGCTTGTTCTGATGTAAGAGTGTCAATTTGTGCATCAGATTGTGcctaaaaaatttcattttatcaatatcgatataaaatatataaaaacttCATAAATTAGAACACATTAATTGTAGTCTTTACTTGTAATCTTTCTAATCTCTGATCCATATATTCATACAGTGCTAAAGTAGACTGTATTTGATGCAtacaatttaaaagatatacaGCCATGTCTACTGTAGGTAATCTTGATGCTGTTTCATTAACTTCTTGTAACAGTGGGTCAATAATGCATGATACTATCTGCAAATTATGTGGTATGTGAATTTCATTCAAATACCGattttataaaactattaAATGCTGATACAGACCTGTAGCATGTCTTTCTCCCTATCTTCTGCAATACTTGCTACAGAAAGAATTTCGTTAAGAAGTGACAGTAATCTAGAAACAGATGGTGCAGGTACTAAGTCATTTCCTGGTGGTTCTGCACGTTCACCGAGTGCAATACGCGTCTGCTTTTGAAGTCTACTTAGAAAACTTTTTTCACTTAATATTAGTAAATCTTTCAATGTTGAATCTAAGATACTATCTGGTATTACTTGCTGAATTATCATCTGATAAAATCTAAGAAGAGTTGTAACAGAATATAATATTGCTGCTGGTGCATCCATAGATATGACATTTTCTATTCTTGACTTTAAAGGATGACAAAGTCCTTCTGTGATATTACTTAATGATTGTTTAATCTGATCTGATACATCTAAAATGTGTAATAAAAgctaagaaaaataaaagtaaaaaagcaATCACTTAGTTCATACCTGTTTTATTACAGCCTTTCACTAAagtaagaatattttctttttcaacagGAATAACTTGATGAAGCCAAGCAAGCATATCACCAATATATCTTTTAGGGTCATTTGCATGCATTTCAATAGGATTAGGTGTACTACCATATCCTTCTCCCAATGTTAAAGCATCGATAAAAGAACCTACTAAAGCAGTTCTTCTAGCTGCACAATATTCAtctaaaatatatctaaaaaatacatacaaataaatatagatttatttaacataaagTATACTAGGTTTCTTATTAGAATTTAAGTGCATACTTAAATAAAACTGGTCTATCTTGCAATTTATTCATTGCTTTAATTAATAATGGTGCTAAGCGTTCATTTTCAATATGTTTACATTGATTCTGTGTCCATCTATATAGTCTTTCAAGGGCTGCCTCTTGCAGCAATGTCATTCTTTGCATAATATCTAGCCCTAACGTTTGATATCCTGATTGCATTAATATTCTACAACTGCTATGAATCTCCTGTAATTTAATAGAATTGTTATTGATTCATCTTTAGAAGAAAGTTTTTTCTTACTTATCTTACCTGAACACGGTTAACAACAGAAAAAAATTCTTCTGTAATAGGTGATTCCTTGCTAGAACCATGTAAAATACTTTGCTCAGATGAAGTTAgttggaaatttttaataaatgcatTTGCAACCTCTTGTTGCATAGATAAAGTTTGgctaaaaattgttttttatgtatattttttggtATAAAGTTTATTTGATCCTGATAACTATTCAGTGAATAAATGTACCTCTTATTCTGAAGTTTTGCAGTTTGGTCAATAAGCTGTGATGTCTGTGTTTTTGTAGCTTGTAAGCGATTTGTCATACATTGAACTGCAGTATTCATAGCTAAAACATCTTGATATATGTCATCTAAAGAAGATTTTACTTCTCTAAAAGCTGCTAAAAAATCTTCGTTTATTGCAAgacttcttctttctattttactaCGCAAATTTCTACGAGAACTTaatgtattttctgtaaaGAATGTGGATAATTCTTTTAAGGCTTCTAATGTATCCTAAAAGGGAAAAccaatttaaatgaaatgtttatattttattaatacaagtAGTAACAATtacaacaaagtataatataaatacctTGTCATGCTCTACTCGTGATTCAAGTAATTTATTCACCCTTCGAACTAACGTAGTATTAGTATTTTTTTCActcattttaaatatgttacTTTTTTACAATCAAATTCATCGAGATATATAGCCTATTTATTTCAGAAATGTCACGTAGCAAAAGTACGTAGCAGAAGTAAAAGTACATAAAACACATAGAACATGTACTCATTACTTTAATCACGCGTACAATCGTATAACAACGTAAATTCCTTAACgtgatataaaaatgttggTAGCTTTCGAAGATGGTTCGAAAAGGTTCgaaaattttagtttttaaattacttattaaatataatatttgtcaaattattaagaattataaatattaaaataatattaacaaaataaaatacccATTAAACTAGAAATCTCATagaaactattttatttatttgtttatttaaagttACGTACTAATGTTCGTTTTAAATGCTTGTTAGTCGGCGGCAAATTAGAAATTCTGATTGTGTTACCGTTACCATTTTAGTTTACCATCTAAGTTGCTCCAATTTCGCGGAGAGGGTATATTTGCAAACTCTCAATATGTCATATCAGTTCCGCGCTTTTTTGTTcattaaatgaattttcatttatgaaatatgtaatattttagtgaaatgaaagatttacgaaatatgattttatattataaatatagtttAGATAGAAAGTTAtagaataaaacattatattgtTTATTCATATTGAGGTTAGTGTTTTAGTTAACACAAAATAGTATATATGATGTTAATGTTAAGATTTCAAATGGGAATTTTCACAATTGGCAtgtcattataatattaaattattgctCACATTGTTTCTtacacattttcttttttgattttttctatttagGAATTggcttatatatttatatcattaattttctttatgtaTGTAAGCATgctatttcttattttactgtgtgcatttataataatttggccttaatttctttttaagtatGCATGGTTTCATTTAGTTTATTGGTGGCAAAATGTCCACGTCAGAATCTGGTGTGGGATGTATTAGTGAAGTTACACTTGCAATTAGTAAAGCAAGGGGTTCTCAATCAGGCACTGTAAGAGTACTGGATAGTCCAGACTCTGATGGATCTGGGCATTCAAATTCATTTACTGTACAGCGGTTTAATTATCCTGATAATGATAATGCAAATTCCCATATTTTACATCCTCCACTAACTAGTGATGATGTAAGAATACCAATTGTTGGATATGAAGTTATGGAAGAGAGAGCTAGGTTTACGGttagttaaattaaaaacttgttctgtattgtatatatattgtatatatcttatatacaCAGTCTGTATGTAACATATACTTTTTAGGTTTATAAATTACGagtggaattaaaaaatggaGACTGTTGGTTTGTATTTAGAAGATACACAGATTTTGTTCGTTTACTATCACAATTAAGAAGGCAGAAAATTCCAGTTTCTCAATTAAGTTTACCAAGAAAAAAGTGGCTTGGTGATAATTTTGCTCCAAGTTTCCTAGAAGAAAGAATACGGGGTCTTCAAGCATTTGTTAATGGAATATTAAGCAATCCTCTTCTGATAGGAACTGCATGTGTCAGAGAATTCTTCTGTTTGGATGAGCCACCTGCTTTATCTGACACAGCAGAAGAATCTAGAGTAAATATActctatacaattttttaatttctcctgTTAAAAGATAGATAAAAGGAAaagtattttgtttttctttagGCAATTTTTGAAGCATTAGAAGATACTATATATCATTTAAGACAGCAATTAAGAGAAAGAGATGCTGCACTTGCAGCCGAAACAGCTTTATGCAATGAATTTCGGAAaaagttacataaaatattgagGTAAATGCCATAATTAGATACAACCAgagataaaagatatttataataaacatcAAATATCTGGAgtgttaaattaatgtttcagTGAAAGACAAACCTGTCAAAAATGTGGTGCATCTCAGCCATAATTTCTTATGAACTAGAAATTTACAAGttgatattgataaaatttattacacagAGACTGGTATAGACAATTTTAGTTTTACTATCTTTGTTTAAATTGCTACAATATAAGTAATTGTTACGTATTTACGATTTGTTAAAAGTGCATGTAGCATATTTCATCCATTCAGTCATGCAttttttgttctatttttgttctattttatacaaaataacttaatttttatataaagtgatATGTATAAGATTCCTTAATACAATAAGTACACTGAGCTTGCTTAGCATAAAATTTACATGGTAATTACAAAAAGCCTTATAGAGGTGCCTTACAATTCTAATAGATAAACAATTGTATATGTCACCATACTCTGTAGTCAAAGTTTAAAGTTGACAAGAAAACTAATAGTAAATGTTACTAAACTTGACTATGAATATATGCCAAAGTATATTAATCTTTggtgttttataaaattctatatattttgtagtacTTTACATGAAATGAGCAATTATTACGTTTAACAAGTTATAATTGtctttaacaatatttattgttgtcataatattaaaatatcaatgttACTAAAGAATTTGATATCACAATATTGTGATATATAAAGTATgtaaagatataataaatattcgacatttacattttaaatatattttatactattatataattaaattattttgttaaattctgTGCTATagtcgatatttattatatcttcgTAGTTATGTTAAAAATGCTTTACAATACTgcacaaatataaaaatttgttacatatttaaactaattattaattttataaaaacatggaatttttttatgaaaatagataaaaatgaataaaactgttatttaatattatataatacaatgtaTCTTTCTCTATGTTTCaacttatatttattgttcAAAGTCTAAATCTCTTAAATgagttattaaatatatttcaacctaagcgatattaataacgaaaatgATCTTACGATATGTACAATTagatatgaaatgaaatgtcATCAGTTTTCTTTATCTGGAGCAACAACTAGACATAATACTTGGATCAAGTATGTGATTCTCACTGAAAAGcaacaagtaaaaatttacGAGTAATactgaataaaataattaaaaatgctttgaaatattttttttacaatactCACTTGCCAAAATACTTCTAACTTTCTTGTACACGTACGTATGATAGATACCAATACCACCAAGAATAAACAGCAATGCGAACAGGTATTTGGGTGAGGGTTCGTGTACGATCGGTGTTACAGCCAGGAAGATAGAAACTATCAATACCAGCCATGGTATCAGAATTGGTACTGCGTACGGTCTGGATGCATCTGGCTTCGTTCGTCGCATAATTATTAACGACAACATCGCAAGTCCATAGAATACCCACGTCAAGAAACTTGCGAATTCGATAAGTGCGATAATGTCTCCCAAAAGCATACAAAATAACGTAAGCAATCCTTGAAACGCTACTGCTGCAGATGGAGTCATTTTTGCAATATGCACATAGCTAAAGACTCTGGGTACGTGACCTTCACTTCCGGCTACGTAGCAGAGTCTGGATACTCCAAATTGAATACTAAGACTGCATCCAAAAGTAGATAAAGCAACACCCAGAGGTATTACAAAGCTCAACCAGGAGGGCAGAACTTTTTCCGCCCAGAGAACTGCTACAGCTGGTGCGCTTACCATTTCCGGTATTGTTAAGGCAGCCATGTACATTAAATTCATCGAAACATATAAAACGGTAATCAAGGGAACCGCAATTAGAATACTCCTAAGAATATTAACTTCCGGCTTCTGGATCTCTTCCGTAACGACCGCAGCGGAAGTCCATCCGTCGTAAGCCCATAATCCACTGTAAAAGGCTAACGCCACGTTACCAGGCGAATCGGTAGTACCGTCAAACGGCTTCTTCAATAATTCCGTATGACCGGTGCACAACCACCATATTCCACCACTGATTACGAAAATGCACGCAACTACTTTGCATACGGTGAATATATTTTGAACTTTCACGTATAATTTTAC
It includes:
- the LOC139995288 gene encoding b(0,+)-type amino acid transporter 1, with the translated sequence MGQVEEKGNERIALKRELGLFSAVSIIVAVMIGSGIFVSPTSALERSGSVGFCLIVWTTCGFLSLLGALAFAELSTVVPRSGAEYAYFIEAFSPLHQYAGQIPAFICSWVYVLLLRPAEVAVVMLTFAEYSVQPFSGYLSNLPEESMLKLKKLIAILALGLITYINLTSVKLYVKVQNIFTVCKVVACIFVISGGIWWLCTGHTELLKKPFDGTTDSPGNVALAFYSGLWAYDGWTSAAVVTEEIQKPEVNILRSILIAVPLITVLYVSMNLMYMAALTIPEMVSAPAVAVLWAEKVLPSWLSFVIPLGVALSTFGCSLSIQFGVSRLCYVAGSEGHVPRVFSYVHIAKMTPSAAVAFQGLLTLFCMLLGDIIALIEFASFLTWVFYGLAMLSLIIMRRTKPDASRPYAVPILIPWLVLIVSIFLAVTPIVHEPSPKYLFALLFILGGIGIYHTYVYKKVRSILAMRITYLIQVLCLVVAPDKEN
- the Snx16 gene encoding sorting nexin 16 isoform X2; amino-acid sequence: MSTSESGVGCISEVTLAISKARGSQSGTVRVLDSPDSDGSGHSNSFTVQRFNYPDNDNANSHILHPPLTSDDVRIPIVGYEVMEERARFTVYKLRVELKNGDCWFVFRRYTDFVRLLSQLRRQKIPVSQLSLPRKKWLGDNFAPSFLEERIRGLQAFVNGILSNPLLIGTACVREFFCLDEPPALSDTAEESRAIFEALEDTIYHLRQQLRERDAALAAETALCNEFRKKLHKILSERQTCQKCGASQP
- the Cog6 gene encoding conserved oligomeric Golgi complex subunit 6; the encoded protein is MSEKNTNTTLVRRVNKLLESRVEHDKDTLEALKELSTFFTENTLSSRRNLRSKIERRSLAINEDFLAAFREVKSSLDDIYQDVLAMNTAVQCMTNRLQATKTQTSQLIDQTAKLQNKSQTLSMQQEVANAFIKNFQLTSSEQSILHGSSKESPITEEFFSVVNRVQEIHSSCRILMQSGYQTLGLDIMQRMTLLQEAALERLYRWTQNQCKHIENERLAPLLIKAMNKLQDRPVLFKYILDEYCAARRTALVGSFIDALTLGEGYGSTPNPIEMHANDPKRYIGDMLAWLHQVIPVEKENILTLVKGCNKTDVSDQIKQSLSNITEGLCHPLKSRIENVISMDAPAAILYSVTTLLRFYQMIIQQVIPDSILDSTLKDLLILSEKSFLSRLQKQTRIALGERAEPPGNDLVPAPSVSRLLSLLNEILSVASIAEDREKDMLQIVSCIIDPLLQEVNETASRLPTVDMAVYLLNCMHQIQSTLALYEYMDQRLERLQAQSDAQIDTLTSEQASSLVAHLNLGPIYTILQGHEQGPLSSIPGMDPLSVKEFTNKLEAFLMMPDVLLLPQISLLQSSNHRSITQKRSFEVIGAIYKQLYEACHNPKNLYQNPDSLFSRTPEDLLRTLISV
- the Snx16 gene encoding sorting nexin 16 isoform X1 produces the protein MYFIGGKMSTSESGVGCISEVTLAISKARGSQSGTVRVLDSPDSDGSGHSNSFTVQRFNYPDNDNANSHILHPPLTSDDVRIPIVGYEVMEERARFTVYKLRVELKNGDCWFVFRRYTDFVRLLSQLRRQKIPVSQLSLPRKKWLGDNFAPSFLEERIRGLQAFVNGILSNPLLIGTACVREFFCLDEPPALSDTAEESRAIFEALEDTIYHLRQQLRERDAALAAETALCNEFRKKLHKILSERQTCQKCGASQP